A DNA window from Hydrogenophaga taeniospiralis contains the following coding sequences:
- the ppx gene encoding exopolyphosphatase codes for MQNGTLLAAIDLGSNSFRLEIGRFHSGHIERIEYLKETVRQGSGLDENKVLNQASMQRGWECLARFAERLHGFKKQQVRAVATQTLREAKNRDEFLRNAQAILGFAIEVISGHEEARLIYQGVSRLLPQSDEKRMVVDIGGRSTEMILGEGYEARRMESYRLGSVAWSTRYFPKGQFTAPTFKTAEVAAKAVLDEALDTFPPSEWNVAYGSSGTVGAVADILAANGWASGVITRSGLDWLVERLIKAGNLEQVRLDGLKDDRRAVLGGGVSVLRAIFDLFDIQQMLPAQGALRQGALYDLIDRDTHGGDVRERTVRWLAERFSVDEAQAQRVSTVSTALFSQIAAVDAQNERYSQKLAWAARLHEIGTHISHDRSYHHGAYILDNVDAPGFSFPELHRMSQLVLGQRGKLRKLEQALGDELFAKQLMSLRLAVLLCHARQMPEHESVKLSFKPGAFRLATNPGWAKRYPQSAWLLGEEVLAWQKTAWKFTADIR; via the coding sequence ATGCAAAACGGAACCCTCCTGGCCGCGATCGACCTCGGCTCCAACAGCTTCCGGCTCGAAATCGGCCGCTTCCACTCGGGCCACATCGAACGCATCGAATACCTGAAAGAGACCGTCCGCCAGGGCAGCGGCCTGGACGAAAACAAGGTGCTGAACCAGGCCTCCATGCAGCGCGGCTGGGAGTGCCTGGCCCGCTTTGCCGAGCGTCTGCACGGTTTCAAGAAACAGCAGGTGCGCGCCGTGGCCACGCAGACCCTGCGCGAAGCCAAGAACCGCGACGAATTCCTGCGCAACGCACAAGCCATCCTGGGCTTTGCCATCGAAGTCATCTCGGGCCACGAAGAAGCCCGGCTGATCTACCAGGGCGTATCGCGCCTGCTGCCGCAATCCGACGAAAAGCGCATGGTGGTGGACATCGGCGGGCGCTCCACCGAAATGATCCTGGGCGAAGGCTACGAAGCCCGCCGCATGGAGTCGTACCGGCTGGGCAGCGTGGCCTGGTCCACGCGCTACTTCCCCAAGGGCCAGTTCACCGCCCCCACCTTCAAGACCGCCGAAGTCGCGGCCAAGGCGGTGCTCGACGAGGCGCTGGACACCTTCCCTCCTTCGGAATGGAACGTGGCCTACGGCTCCTCGGGCACGGTGGGCGCGGTGGCCGACATCCTGGCCGCCAACGGCTGGGCCTCCGGCGTGATCACCCGTTCCGGGCTGGACTGGCTGGTGGAGCGGCTGATCAAGGCCGGCAACCTGGAACAGGTCCGGCTCGACGGGCTCAAGGACGACCGCCGGGCCGTGCTGGGCGGCGGCGTGAGCGTGTTGCGCGCCATCTTTGACCTGTTCGACATCCAGCAGATGCTGCCCGCGCAGGGCGCGCTGCGCCAGGGCGCCCTGTACGACCTGATCGACCGCGACACCCACGGCGGCGACGTGCGCGAGCGCACCGTGCGCTGGCTTGCCGAGCGCTTTTCCGTTGACGAAGCCCAGGCGCAGCGGGTCAGCACGGTGAGCACCGCCCTGTTCTCCCAGATCGCCGCGGTGGACGCGCAGAACGAACGTTATTCGCAGAAGCTGGCCTGGGCCGCGCGCCTGCACGAGATCGGCACCCACATCTCGCACGATCGCTCGTACCACCACGGCGCCTACATCCTGGACAACGTGGACGCACCCGGCTTTTCCTTCCCCGAACTGCACCGCATGAGCCAGCTGGTGCTGGGCCAGCGCGGCAAGCTGCGCAAGCTGGAGCAGGCGCTGGGCGACGAGCTGTTCGCCAAACAGCTCATGAGCCTGCGGCTGGCGGTGCTGCTGTGCCATGCGCGCCAGATGCCCGAACACGAGTCGGTGAAGCTCAGCTTCAAGCCCGGCGCGTTCAGACTCGCCACCAACCCGGGCTGGGCCAAGCGCTACCCACAGTCGGCCTGGCTGCTGGGAGAAGAGGTGCTGGCCTGGCAAAAAACGGCCTGGAAGTTCACCGCGGACATCCGGTGA
- a CDS encoding cation diffusion facilitator family transporter — translation MNTGHDHHHDHAPANFSRAFAIGIGLNTVFVVIEAFYGWKINSLALLADAGHNLSDVAGLVLAWGGALAGRLRPNARHTYGWKRGGIMAALANALLLLVAIGALAWEAVGRLMSPDPLAGAEGVTIMAVAGVGIVVNTVTALLFMRGGERDLNIRGAFLHMAADALVSVGVVVAGALTLWMGWAWLDPVVSLVIAAVILFGTWTLFRQSLHLLFDGVPDSVDLMAVRQSLLDLPGVTQVHDLHVWAMGTSQIAMTAHLVTPKGHPDDAFYRAATDLLHERFEITHVTLQAVREPFMPLCGDVRPL, via the coding sequence ATGAACACCGGCCACGACCATCACCACGACCACGCGCCCGCCAACTTCAGCCGGGCCTTTGCCATCGGCATCGGGCTCAACACCGTCTTCGTGGTGATCGAAGCGTTTTATGGCTGGAAGATCAATTCGTTGGCGCTGCTGGCCGATGCCGGGCACAACCTGAGCGATGTGGCCGGGCTGGTGCTGGCCTGGGGTGGGGCGCTGGCGGGCAGGCTGCGCCCCAACGCCCGCCATACCTACGGCTGGAAGCGCGGCGGCATCATGGCCGCCCTTGCCAACGCGTTGCTGCTGCTGGTGGCCATTGGTGCGCTGGCCTGGGAAGCGGTGGGGCGCCTGATGTCCCCCGACCCGCTGGCGGGCGCCGAAGGGGTGACCATCATGGCGGTGGCGGGGGTGGGCATTGTGGTGAACACGGTCACCGCGCTGCTGTTCATGCGAGGCGGCGAAAGGGACCTGAACATCCGCGGCGCCTTTCTGCACATGGCGGCGGACGCGCTGGTGTCCGTCGGTGTGGTGGTGGCGGGCGCGCTCACCTTGTGGATGGGCTGGGCCTGGCTGGACCCGGTGGTGAGCCTGGTGATTGCGGCGGTGATCCTGTTCGGCACCTGGACGCTGTTTCGTCAGTCGCTGCACCTGCTGTTTGACGGTGTGCCCGACAGCGTGGACCTGATGGCCGTGCGCCAGAGCCTGCTGGACCTGCCCGGGGTGACGCAGGTGCACGACCTGCACGTCTGGGCCATGGGCACCTCGCAGATCGCCATGACGGCGCATCTGGTGACCCCCAAGGGCCACCCGGACGATGCGTTCTACCGCGCCGCCACCGATCTGCTGCACGAGCGCTTCGAGATCACCCACGTGACGCTGCAGGCCGTGCGCGAGCCCTTCATGCCGCTGTGCGGCGACGTGCGCCCCCTGTGA